CGACATGGCGGAGTTCACCTATCCGGACCAGCACCGCGACCCGGCCGAGTCGCTGGCCGCGCTCGGCTGGCGGACCGTCGTCACCGAGATCCACAAGTTGTTCACGATGACCGGCCTGCCGGGTTTGCGGCGTCAGGATCTCAACGGCGCGCCGGTAGCGGGCCGCTACGTTCGTGCGATTCTGGCTTAGTCGCACCGGAATGCGGCCCCTCGCGAGACGTTAGAGATGTAGTGATGCCCCAGCCCAGCCAACCCGCTCCACCGCAGCAGGTCCGTTTCACAACGGTGACCGCGGACGATCCTAGGGCTCAGCCGCTGCTGGACGAACTGGCCGTCGAGTACGCGCAGCGCTACGAATCCACCCTGCCGACCGTCACGGCTTGGATGAGGTCGGTGCCGACGTCCGAATTCGCGCCGCCCGACGGCGGCTTCCTGGTCGGTGCGGTGGACGGGATCACCGTGACCGGCGGGGCGTTCCAGCGATTCGACGAGCAGACCGCCGAGCTCAAGCGGATCTGGACCGACCGGCGGCACCGCCGCAGCGGGTATGCCAGGGCTCTGTTGAAAGAACTGGAAGCCGTCATCGCCCAGCGGGGCTATCGCCGGGTGTACCTGACGACGGGTAACCGGCAGCCCGAGGCCGAGGCGTTGTACGAGGCGGCGGGCTACACCCGGCTGTCGGAGCCGCTGCCCTCGCGCGGGCCGGTTTTCCCGATCGCTTTCGCGAAGGATCTGACGTGACGAGGCCGGAACTCCTGCACGTCGGCGTCGCGCTCGACGGCTACGGCTGGCACCGGCAGGCGTGGCGCACCACGCTCGCCGCCGACCCCGGCACGGAATCGGTGCTCAGCGGGCGTTATTGGGCCGGCTTGGCGGCCACCGCCGAGCGCGGCCTGCTCGACTTCCTCACCATCGACGACGCGCTCACGCCGCAGCCCGGTCGCAGCGAGGCGATCAGCCCGCGACGGCTGGCTGGCCGCGCCGACGCGGTGCTCGTCGCCGCGCGAATCGCGCCGGTCACCAAGCACATCGGGCTGATTCCGGTGGCAACGGTCACCCATACCGAGCCCTTCCACGTGTCCAAGGCCATCGCCACCCTCGACCACATCTCGCACGGGCGGGCCGGCTGGCAGCCACGAGTCAGTTCGACCGCGCACGAGGCCGCCCTGTTCGGCCGCCGCGGCGCCCCCACTGCGGGCGACGACCTGTTCGAC
This genomic stretch from Mycobacterium paraterrae harbors:
- a CDS encoding GNAT family N-acetyltransferase translates to MPQPSQPAPPQQVRFTTVTADDPRAQPLLDELAVEYAQRYESTLPTVTAWMRSVPTSEFAPPDGGFLVGAVDGITVTGGAFQRFDEQTAELKRIWTDRRHRRSGYARALLKELEAVIAQRGYRRVYLTTGNRQPEAEALYEAAGYTRLSEPLPSRGPVFPIAFAKDLT